In one window of Pseudomonadota bacterium DNA:
- the mltF gene encoding membrane-bound lytic murein transglycosylase MltF — protein sequence MRFALTLLMMNACAFLSTCSDVPSSLERVQQAGVLTVVTRNAATTHYFGTAGPTGLEFDLAQGFADYLGVDLALYNAQEFTDILGDVASWDADMAAAGLTITPSRAAQFAFSDPYQTVDQVLVYRMGQRKPRTVDDILTGQIAVTGGSSFVETLLALQLLHPTLQWTEMPEASSVEELLQQVANKELQYTVVDSTDLDINLNYFPSLRTGFALSSEEPLGWAFRTLPDTGLRDAANDYLATLSESGRLDELKARYFDRDHSLDYVGTRKFIRDIRGRLLKYRSVFEEAGVNNEVDWQLLAAQSYQESHWNPDAVSPTGVRGLMMLTRATAKQMGVADRTDPRESILGGARYLVRLKKKFPERITEPDRTYFALAAYNVGFLHLEDARILTQKGGLNPDLWEDVRKFLPLLAQKKWYTQTKRGYARGWEPVIYVDNIKSYYSILEWAMSDLNPSARFLTPEPVKQEENGDAGEVSALP from the coding sequence GTGCGATTTGCGCTCACATTGCTGATGATGAACGCCTGTGCCTTTTTGAGCACGTGCAGCGATGTGCCGTCTTCACTCGAGCGAGTTCAGCAAGCCGGGGTCCTCACCGTCGTCACGCGAAACGCGGCCACGACACACTATTTCGGCACGGCCGGCCCAACCGGGCTCGAATTCGATCTGGCTCAAGGGTTTGCCGACTACCTCGGTGTCGACCTGGCGCTCTACAACGCGCAAGAGTTTACGGACATTTTGGGTGATGTCGCGTCATGGGACGCCGATATGGCCGCTGCGGGGTTAACGATCACACCGTCACGCGCCGCCCAGTTCGCGTTCAGCGATCCCTATCAAACGGTGGATCAGGTGTTGGTTTACCGCATGGGCCAGCGGAAACCACGCACAGTCGACGACATTCTCACCGGGCAGATTGCCGTTACCGGCGGCAGCAGTTTTGTCGAAACACTCTTGGCTCTACAGCTGCTTCATCCGACTTTGCAGTGGACCGAAATGCCCGAGGCCTCGTCGGTCGAGGAACTTCTGCAGCAGGTCGCGAATAAAGAACTGCAATATACCGTTGTCGACAGCACCGACCTGGACATCAATCTCAACTATTTCCCCTCGTTACGCACCGGATTCGCCCTGTCGAGCGAAGAGCCACTGGGCTGGGCCTTCCGCACACTGCCCGATACCGGCCTACGCGATGCGGCGAATGACTACCTCGCGACCCTGTCTGAGTCGGGTCGACTCGATGAACTCAAAGCGCGCTATTTCGACCGCGATCATTCACTCGACTATGTGGGCACGCGCAAATTTATTCGCGACATTCGCGGCCGCCTCCTCAAATACAGATCGGTGTTCGAAGAGGCAGGCGTGAACAACGAAGTAGACTGGCAGTTACTCGCGGCACAAAGTTATCAAGAATCGCACTGGAACCCGGACGCCGTGTCGCCCACTGGCGTGCGCGGACTCATGATGTTAACCCGCGCCACCGCTAAACAAATGGGCGTCGCGGATCGCACAGATCCGCGCGAGTCCATACTGGGCGGCGCGCGCTATCTCGTGCGGCTTAAGAAAAAGTTCCCCGAGCGCATTACCGAACCGGATCGCACCTACTTCGCGCTGGCGGCCTACAACGTGGGCTTCCTACATCTGGAAGACGCACGCATTCTGACCCAAAAGGGCGGGCTCAACCCCGACTTATGGGAGGACGTACGCAAATTTCTACCGTTGCTGGCGCAAAAAAAGTGGTACACCCAGACCAAGCGCGGCTATGCACGCGGATGGGAGCCGGTGATCTATGTCGACAACATCAAGAGCTATTACAGCATCCTCGAGTGGGCGATGTCGGATTTGAACCCCAGTGCACGATTCTTAACGCCCGAGCCGGTTAAGCAAGAGGAAAACGGTGATGCGGGTGAGGTGAGCGCACTGCCCTAG
- the tadA gene encoding tRNA adenosine(34) deaminase TadA, with the protein MDRSDDQRFMREALRLAEHAAREGEIPVGAVLVMDNTIVGRGANQTIALNDCTAHAEIMALRDAGARLNQHRFADATLYCTLEPCAMCAGAMLHARIARLVIAADDPKAGAAGSVLDVLDLPALNHRVLLSSGLMEEEASALLTTFFARRRDCSRG; encoded by the coding sequence ATGGACCGTAGCGATGATCAACGATTTATGCGGGAAGCCTTACGCCTGGCCGAACACGCGGCGCGCGAGGGTGAAATACCGGTTGGCGCGGTTCTGGTCATGGACAATACCATCGTGGGTCGCGGCGCGAATCAGACGATTGCGCTCAACGATTGCACGGCGCACGCCGAAATCATGGCGCTTCGAGATGCAGGCGCGCGGTTGAATCAACATCGGTTTGCCGATGCGACGCTGTACTGCACCCTCGAACCGTGTGCGATGTGTGCGGGCGCGATGTTGCATGCTCGAATTGCGCGATTGGTGATTGCCGCAGACGACCCCAAAGCCGGCGCGGCGGGTAGTGTGCTCGACGTGCTGGATTTACCCGCGCTCAATCACCGTGTGTTGTTGTCTTCCGGGCTTATGGAAGAGGAGGCCAGCGCGTTGCTCACGACCTTTTTCGCGCGGCGCCGCGACTGTTCGCGCGGCTAG
- a CDS encoding type II toxin-antitoxin system HipA family toxin: MTDARVRLWGRDIGAVSWLPEREVGVFQYAPEFIGSGIEVAPVTMPLRAMPYEFTTLPRETFRGLPGLLADALPDKYGNAMIDAWLARQGRLPESFNPVERLCYIGVRGMGALEFEPALSGSKSKSHTLEVAALVDLANAVLSERAMLAGALSGDDDAAVIEDIIRVGTSAGGARAKAVLAFNEQTGEFRSGQVPQDAGFGYWLMKFDGVTGNRDKELVDPQGFGLIEYAYSLMAKSAGIDMTACRVHREGGRAHFMTRRFDRSDTGEKRHMQSLCAIRHFDFNQPDAWSYEQAIQTMLLLHLPMGDVEQQFRRAVFNVLARNHDDHVKNIAYLMDKVGDWRLSPAFDVTYSWNPSGAWTSRHQMSINGKRDHFVKDDLIELARLGGIKAARAKHIIGQVNQSVAEWPAFAEAGGVAPDDIRRIQQAHRQLSSTEIRHGP; this comes from the coding sequence GTGACCGACGCGCGCGTGCGCCTATGGGGGCGCGATATCGGCGCGGTGTCGTGGCTGCCCGAGCGGGAGGTGGGCGTGTTTCAATACGCGCCGGAGTTCATTGGTAGCGGTATTGAAGTCGCGCCCGTTACGATGCCGCTGCGGGCCATGCCTTACGAATTCACGACGTTACCCCGAGAGACGTTTCGAGGTTTGCCAGGGCTGTTGGCCGACGCCCTGCCCGATAAATACGGTAATGCGATGATCGATGCATGGCTGGCCCGGCAGGGGCGCCTGCCCGAGAGCTTTAATCCCGTTGAGCGGCTGTGCTACATCGGTGTACGCGGTATGGGCGCATTGGAATTCGAACCCGCCTTGTCGGGTTCGAAGAGCAAGAGTCACACACTAGAAGTGGCCGCCTTAGTGGACCTTGCCAATGCGGTGCTCAGCGAGCGCGCAATGCTTGCCGGCGCGCTGTCTGGTGACGATGACGCGGCGGTGATCGAAGACATTATTCGAGTGGGCACCTCCGCGGGCGGCGCGCGCGCCAAGGCGGTATTGGCGTTTAATGAGCAGACCGGTGAATTTCGCTCGGGTCAGGTGCCGCAAGACGCGGGATTTGGCTATTGGCTCATGAAGTTTGATGGCGTAACCGGCAATCGTGACAAAGAGCTTGTCGACCCGCAGGGTTTTGGATTGATTGAATACGCGTATTCGTTGATGGCCAAGTCGGCGGGTATCGACATGACAGCGTGCCGCGTACACCGGGAGGGTGGACGCGCGCACTTTATGACTCGTCGATTCGATCGGTCCGATACGGGCGAAAAACGCCATATGCAGTCGCTGTGCGCGATACGCCATTTTGATTTTAATCAACCGGATGCGTGGTCGTACGAGCAAGCGATACAAACCATGTTGCTTCTCCATTTACCGATGGGGGATGTGGAACAACAGTTTCGCCGCGCCGTGTTTAACGTGCTCGCGCGCAATCACGACGATCACGTAAAAAACATTGCTTACTTGATGGATAAAGTCGGCGACTGGCGGCTTTCGCCAGCGTTTGATGTGACGTATTCATGGAATCCGTCTGGTGCGTGGACCAGTCGACATCAGATGAGCATTAACGGTAAGCGCGATCACTTTGTGAAGGACGACCTGATTGAACTTGCCCGTCTCGGTGGCATCAAAGCCGCACGCGCAAAACACATCATCGGGCAGGTAAACCAATCGGTTGCTGAGTGGCCCGCGTTTGCCGAAGCCGGTGGCGTTGCGCCCGACGACATTCGGCGTATTCAACAGGCACATCGGCAACTTAGCTCGACGGAGATTCGGCATGGACCGTAG